The following proteins are co-located in the Microbacterium immunditiarum genome:
- a CDS encoding lycopene cyclase domain-containing protein, translating into MTYVLLSLPFLVIAAATTLATARRSGFARRMAASGIAAVVLVVLTAVFDNVMIGVGLYSYPAEHLSGLRIGLAPIEDFAYPLAAAFLVPAVYTLTRRHQGRS; encoded by the coding sequence ATGACGTACGTGCTCCTCTCCCTTCCTTTCCTGGTCATCGCGGCGGCGACGACCCTAGCGACAGCCCGTCGGTCGGGCTTCGCGAGGCGCATGGCCGCCTCCGGCATCGCCGCGGTCGTGCTCGTCGTGCTGACAGCGGTGTTCGACAACGTCATGATCGGCGTCGGACTCTATTCGTACCCCGCCGAGCACCTGAGCGGGCTGCGCATCGGGCTCGCTCCGATCGAGGACTTCGCCTACCCCCTCGCCGCGGCGTTCCTCGTGCCGGCCGTCTACACGCTCACGCGGCGCCACCAGGGGCGCTCATGA
- a CDS encoding lycopene cyclase domain-containing protein, producing the protein MPGAYLLAILVSAAAIVALDARFRLAAWRARGRTLVAVAVGTVFFIAWDLVGIAAGVFVKGDSPLYLGIDLAPHLPVEEPVFLAFLCYLALVAWAAARRFLERSSASSGQWNRAAGDTGGER; encoded by the coding sequence ATGCCGGGCGCCTACCTGCTGGCGATCCTCGTGTCCGCGGCGGCGATCGTCGCGCTCGACGCGCGGTTCCGCCTCGCCGCATGGCGCGCTCGGGGTCGCACGCTCGTCGCGGTTGCCGTCGGGACGGTGTTCTTCATCGCGTGGGACCTCGTGGGGATCGCGGCCGGCGTGTTCGTCAAGGGCGACAGCCCGCTCTACCTCGGCATCGACCTCGCGCCGCACCTGCCCGTCGAAGAGCCGGTGTTCCTCGCGTTCCTGTGCTATCTCGCACTCGTGGCGTGGGCGGCCGCGCGGCGCTTCCTCGAGCGATCCTCGGCGTCGAGCGGGCAATGGAACCGCGCTGCAGGAGACACGGGGGGCGAACGATGA